A part of Candidatus Omnitrophota bacterium genomic DNA contains:
- a CDS encoding PTS sugar transporter subunit IIA: MQIMDFLSKKAILTDIKSTKKEDVIKEMVDLLIEAGDVEKRNRNKLIDSLMSREALGSTAIGQGIAIPHAKCDCVNKLVAAFGLSKKGVDFDSLDGELAYIFFLLVAPQDSAGPHLKALARISRLLKDKYFRDTLRTCADDKSVIKIITQEDEKKI; encoded by the coding sequence ATGCAGATAATGGATTTTCTTTCCAAAAAAGCTATTCTCACCGATATAAAATCTACCAAGAAAGAAGATGTAATTAAAGAAATGGTCGATCTTTTGATTGAGGCAGGCGATGTAGAAAAACGCAATCGCAATAAGTTAATTGATTCTCTTATGTCTAGGGAAGCCCTTGGCTCTACTGCAATCGGCCAAGGAATTGCCATTCCGCATGCAAAATGCGATTGTGTGAATAAATTAGTGGCGGCTTTTGGCCTTTCCAAAAAAGGCGTGGATTTTGATTCTTTAGACGGAGAATTAGCTTATATTTTCTTTTTACTTGTTGCCCCACAGGATTCTGCCGGCCCGCATCTTAAGGCCTTAGCCAGGATATCACGCCTATTAAAGGATAAATATTTCCGTGATACCCTGCGCACCTGCGCGGATGATAAATCC